A part of Miscanthus floridulus cultivar M001 chromosome 6, ASM1932011v1, whole genome shotgun sequence genomic DNA contains:
- the LOC136460825 gene encoding uncharacterized protein, producing MSTSEEVSLELLLLDGSNYTSWSASVLDVFRTMGPQIEQIVDVSISPPHDDLIYLSREEVKCLQLNAQAANVLFSALSEDVFDAVIFGDGKRLGDAHIIWTTLKKMYGNSKCEESNLSLEKPLEECSTSSTNDEPQVILSKGLFDHATSTSSPTYDLLDGNEIVGENNIFTCGTSTFFSSCETNILKEEEACDRWKPNDESTLPRSSTLYTTSHIGLMAKKEKKVASESESESDSDSDSDSGSNDDEINQHLACLSKKDKLIVIKFIEKIQEQEEDLYKQEELLIENIKCLEKLTKSLSALMLAWSKAVPHPKGGSATPRQNRKVPKAIKVQHQSKKTLITCFKCKKDGHHVRDWPLKKEDKGMSKIQEKKMAHVKFSNMGHNASMCSNKVDDQATLPKNKTRRSKRKCYGCHEKGHEIGSCPNKKSEGLSSSTKRFISKVASKVQEEEARKNKNHLCYTCKGKGHLSKDCPMGNTSKLNLSIDLNLLRRPKNYTCARKVIGSPCASTQAIWVPKSLMTNHNGPNIVWVPNCA from the exons ATGTCGACAAGTGAGGAGGTATCTCTAGAACTTTTACTtttagatggctcaaattatacaTCTTGGTCTGCTAGTGTGCTTGATGTTTTTAGGACCATGGGTCCTCAAATAGAGCAAATTGTAGATGTGAGCATTTCACCTCCTCATGATGACTTGATCTACTTATCTAgagaggaagtgaaatgcttacaactcaatgctcaagctgctaatgtcttatttagtgctttgagtgaagatgtatttgatgCTGTCATATTTGGAGATGGTAAACGACTTGgtgatgctcatatcatttggaccacGCTCAAGAAAATGTACGGCAACTCCAAATGTGAAGAGAGCAACCTCTCATTGGAAAAACCACTTGAGgaatgctcaacttcatcgacaaatgatgagcctcaagtgattctctcaaaaggcctatttgatcatgccacatccacttcctcgccaacatatgacttattggatggtaatgaaatagttggtgagaacaatatttttacatgtggtacttctactttctttagttcttgtgagactaacattttgaaggaagaagaagcttgtgatcggtggaagccaaatgatgaatccaccttaccaagaagctcaactctctatACCACTTCACATATCggtctcatggcaaagaaagagaagaaagtggcaagtgagagtgagagtgagagtgacagtgatagtgatagtgacagTGGTAGTAATGATGATGAGATCAATCAACACcttgcatgtctaagcaagaaagacaagttgatagtgatcaagttcatagagaagattcaagagcaagaagaagatctcTACAAGCAAGAAGAGCTTCTCATTGAAAATatcaaatgcttggagaagttgaccaaaagcttaagtgctctcatgctagctTGGTCCAAAG CAGTGCCGCACCCCAAGGGTGGCAGTGCCACACCTAGACAGAATAGGAAAGTTCCCAAGGCCATCAAGGTGCAACATCAATCAAagaagactctcatcacttgcttcaagtgcaagaaagACGGTCACCATGTCAGAGATTGGCCCTTGAAGAAAGAAGACAAGGGCATGAGCAAGATCCAagagaagaagatggctcatgtcaagttctccaacatgggacataatgcttctatgtgttccaacaaggtcgatgatcaagccacacttccaaagaacaagacaagaagaagcaagaggaaATGTTATGGTTGTCATGAGAAGGGACATGAAATTGGCTCATGTCCTAATAAGAAAAGTGAAGGCTTGTCATCATCAACAAAGAGGTTCATTAGCAAGGTAGCAAGCAAAGTGCAAGAAGAGGAGGCTAGAAAGAATAAGAACCACCTATGCTACACTTGCAAAGGAAAGGGACATTTAAGTAAGGATTGTCCCATGGGTAACACTTCTAAGCTCAACTTGTCAATTGATTTAAATTTGCTTAGGAGGCCCAAAAATTACACTTGTGCTAGAAAGGTGATTGGTTCACCATGTGCTAGCAcacaggccatttgggtgcctaagtctcttatgactaaccataatggacccaacatagtttgggtaccaaattgtgcttag